One genomic window of Syngnathus acus chromosome 11, fSynAcu1.2, whole genome shotgun sequence includes the following:
- the ppp1r18 gene encoding uncharacterized protein ppp1r18 gives MSVSSLPEWKQLLLERKRREEEERERREKEEEQKFADMPAWKRGIIQRRKAKQEKDMPVLPLDAQPSSDLLSDTETSAHVNQRNELSPEPSQWMDGDPKLVSQVSVETIVPLHENPFILTQSMWRRSKEGDGGYQERGSDSEVKEKDKLTPRGHDGETGRGRKIEQKIERFRDLSEGRDKERSRDRSQGRDNSKEIWKESVKDGAKEKEENERDPANSFSPMVPCLRTIRADNIIIIEQNRRGSDEIRTKWRELEVEQPEEDSQGKRGMKMDLREILAGGASVTEIRASDVLIIKPTTGVEERSAGGGGANPNERPSGPETVMKDSLDDNVFSERGGRVSQLLSKFGELRKPPSRSKSSDNFLRPGRRKNSQENNEQTSGVSLKGVPKRSFSFSDRVVCAKENGLDPDGYFERKRRERIHLDRSGKEIPVKYGKQNDGQLEGQSHTIQKRSDTGMGFQNRSEVKKLDPVERRPTGDEDREGFTTASVKSTEGISFARRIPIRQDGKSKMAEREAGAVSDRGTEWELLSHHTEELISKIEKIIDEPPYRNEAYEVAPRSPKMGNSPGPLEIQIPRTVFYVAEEMARKKKEGKDSEEGVERRDSWRLGKPVSRIESLREKIRQKEQGQNGGESTCEEPEKDKEHKRMTEADTSVQTSGSAFDITQEVDVLKNCPHLPVSVLDSPTAAEEEVSSGFENAPSEDQCLQKSDTLKDADRQVTRQKSRRPSQEGKQEDTKDSDVKVNASSIEPGQAPSPSPPHPNSLAEMSRIYNLETVGSRSGLCLKERNVDVSSVHLIKVKPLIDTHKGDGQGEDACGLKTIQLQFEQFQLKEQEVLTSQHVSSNSPCKDKEVKGFRKHQTGEMVKETSEINPKVCLRRVGASPTSQLKQPNPINSSYHKSQSQDKSAKASDGAPTPASSPCSTSPAASPAPSPTFFTIRSASKRGATITITPNKNTGTAKTTDTKIPQPTQQTQTVSTESTKKKYPAVEEIEVIGGYQNLEKSCLVRSKGTPKRGKVCFDEDRLEQVCEYPSETSMMVSTPYPHETGRTETPQGEEPQEDEGEVDGDVMSKGPRNLGTAFGRSLRVDESCPR, from the exons ATGTCTGTCTCCTCTCTTCCGGAATGGAAGCAACTCCTCTTGGAGAGAAAGAggcgagaggaagaggaacgAGAAAGgcgagaaaaagaagaagagcaaaaGTTTGCCGACATGCCTGCCTGGAAGCGTGGGATTATTCAGCGGAGGAAAGCAAAGCAGGAAAAAGATATGCCCGTCCTGCCGTTGGATGCTCAACCATCTTCGGATCTACTGAGCGACACGGAGACCTCCGCCCATGTCAATCAGAGAAATGAACTCAGTCCAGAGCCGAGCCAATGGATGGACGGAGACCCGAAATTAGTGAGTCAGGTCTCTGTGGAAACCATAGTTCCGCTCCATGAAAACCCGTTTATACTCACGCAGAGTATGTGGAGGAGGAGCAAGGAAGGGGATGGAGGATACCAGGAGAGGGGCAGTGACTCGGAGGTCAAAGAAAAGGACAAACTGACCCCTAGGGGTCACGATGGGGAGACggggagaggaagaaaaatagaaCAGAAAATAGAGAGATTTCGAGATTTGAGTGAAGGAAGAGACAAGGAGAGGAGCAGAGATAGGAGTCAAGGGAGAGACAATAGCAAGGAGATTTGGAAAGAATCAGTCAAAGATGGAGCcaaggagaaggaagaaaacGAACGAGATCCAGCAAATTCATTTTCCCCGATGGTCCCTTGTCTTCGAACGATCCGCGCGGacaatatcatcatcattgaaCAGAATCGGAGAGGCAGTGATGAAATCAGAACAAAATGGCGGGAGTTGGAGGTGGAGCAGCCTGAGGAGGACTCGCAAGGAAAGAGAGGGATGAAGATGGACCTCAGGGAGATCCTGGCAGGGGGTGCCAGTGTGACAGAGATCCGAGCTTCTGATGTTCTAATCATAAAGCCCACAACTGGCGTGGAGGAACGCTCTgcgggagggggaggagccaACCCCAATGAAAGACCAAGCGGCCCAGAAACAGTCATGAAGGACAGCTTGGATGACAACGTGTTTTCTGAACGCGGTGGGAGGGTTAGCCAGCTGCTCAGTAAATTCGGGGAGCTCCGTAAACCTCCATCCAGATCCAAAAGTTCCGATAATTTCCTTAGGCCCGGTAGGAGGAAAAATTCACAGGAAAACAATGAACAAACATCTGGCGTGTCCCTCAAAGGTGTGCCCAAACGTTCATTTAGCTTCTCCGATAGGGTCGTGTGCGCTAAAGAAAATGGTTTGGATCCAGATGGATACTTTGAAAGGAAACGACGTGAGAGGATACATTTAGACAGAAGCGGGAAGGAAATCCCAGTAAAGTATGGAAAGCAAAATGATGGGCAATTAGAAGGTCAGAGTCACACAATCCAGAAAAGATCCGATACAGGGATGGGATTCCAAAACAGGAGTGAAGTCAAAAAATTAGACCCAGTCGAAAGGAGGCCAACAGGTGATGAAGATAGAGAAGGTTTCACCACCGCATCTGTAAAAAGCACCGAGGGAATTTCATTCGCTAGAAGAATCCCGATCCGGCAAGATGGAAAATCCAAGATGGCTGAAAGAGAGGCCGGCGCCGTTTCGGACAGAGGGACCGAATGGGAGCTTTTGTCCCATCACACGGAAGAACTCATCAGCAAAATCGAAAAAATCATCGACGAACCGCCTTACAGGAATGAAGCCTATGAAGTCGCCCCCAGATCTCCAAAAATGGGGAACTCTCCAGGTCCCTTAGAAATCCAGATCCCAAGGACCGTGTTTTATGTCGCGGAGGAGatggccagaaaaaaaaaggaagggaaAGACTCCGAAGAAGGAGTGGAGAGGAGGGATAGTTGGAGGCTCGGAAAACCCGTCAGCCGCATCGAGTCCTTGCGTgagaaaataagacaaaaagagCAAGGACAAAATGGAGGTGAAAGTACCTGTGAGGAAccagaaaaagacaaagaacacAAGAGGATGACTGAAGCAGACACATCGGTTCAGACATCCGGGTCTGCCTTTGACATCACGCAGGAAGTCGACGTGTTGAAAAACTGCCCTCATCTTCCTGTTTCTGTTCTAGACTCACCCACAGCCGCTGAAGAGGAAGTCAGTAGCGGCTTCGAAAACGCTCCGTCCGAAGACCAATGTCTTCAAAAATCCGATACTTTAAAAGATGCGGACCGACAAGTGACCCGACAAAAAAGCCGACGCCCGAGCCaggaaggaaaacaagagGACACAAAGGACAGTGACGTAAAGGTCAACGCATCATCCATCGAGCCTGGGCAAGCTCCTTCACCTTCACCGCCTCATCCCAACTCCTTAGCAGAAATGAGCCGGATCTACAACTTGGAAACGGTTGGTTCCAGATCAGGCTTGtgtttaaaagaaagaaacgtgGACGTGTCATCGGTACATCTCATCAAGGTGAAGCCCCTCATCGATACACACAAAGGAGATGGTCAAGGTGAAGACGCCTGTGGACTTAAAACCATCCAACTTCAATTTGAGCAGTTTCAACTTAAAGAGCAGGAAGTGCTGACGTCTCAACATGTTTCCTCAAACTCTCCGTGTAAGGACAAAGAGGTCAAAGGATTCAGAAAGCATCAGACTGGTGAGATGGTTAAAGAAACATCAGAAATAAACCCCAAAGTGTGTCTCAGACGTGTTGGAGCTTCTCCAACATCTCAACTCAAACAACCCAACCCGATTAATAGCTCATACCACAAGAGCCAATCCCAGGATAAATCCGCAAAAGCCTCCGACGGTGCTCCAACTCCAGCTTCCTCGCCATGTTCCACATCTCCAGCCGCCTCTCCGGCACCATCACCGACATTCTTTACCATTCGCAGTGCCTCGAAGCGAGGAGCCACCATTACAATCACCCCgaacaaaaacacaggaaCAGCAAAAACAACCGATACTAAAATCCCCCAGCCCACCCAACAAACCCAAACGGTATCGACTGAgtccacaaagaaaaaatatccAGCGGTGGAGGAAATCGAAGTGATTGGCGGATATCAAAACCTGGAGAAGTCATGTCTCGTTCGGAGCAAAGGGACACCTAAAAGG GGGAAGGTGTGTTTTGATGAGGACAGGCTAGAGCAAGTGTGTGAGTACCCTTCTGAGACCTCCATGATGGTATCCACCCCTTACCCTCATGAAACGGGGAGGACCGAGACACCACAGGGAGAGGAACCCCAGGAGGACGAAGGAGAAGTGGATGGAGATGTCATGTCTAAGGGCCCAAGGAATTTGGGGACTGCATTTGGACGGAGTCTAAGAGTGG ATGAGTCGTGCCCTCGGTAA